A window of ANME-2 cluster archaeon genomic DNA:
AACCACTGGTCAAGTGTCTGTTGTCCTGCATCAGAAGCCTCTATCAACCGGTTCACGGCCCCCTTCACCCTTACCTCTGAAAAATCATGTTTACGGCAGAGAAAATCAGTTATTTCCGCCTCCTTCGGGGACTTCCAGGATATCTCATAATCCGAAGAGACCTCAGGGTAGAGGAATAGGTCTTTGATTTCCTGCAGGTTCTCAATGCCCACCCCCTTCTCGGCAAGTACGGCCTCAATACCACCATATTGCTTGACCAATTTCAGTGCCGTCTTGGGCCCCACGCGTTTCAGGCCGGTATTGTAGTCAGTACCCACTAAAAGGGCAATATCTATCAACTGTTCCCGTGTGATACCACTGGCATTAAGCCCCTCTGCAAGGTCAATGATCTCAGGTTTCACATCAATATAGATGTTCTTCCGTGGTAGTTTGCGCTTACCGGTAACAGTCAGGTTGCGCACCACCCTGGGTGCGCCAAATAATAGCGAATCATAGTCCTGCGATGCCGCAAAGTCGGCATCCCCAGAAAGTACCATGTGGGCGGCCTGTGCTTCCCCCTCCGACGGTGCCTGCACAACCGGTACCCCCATATATCCCAGCAGGGCTTTTGCATCCTCGACCATGCTCCCTTTCAGGTGTGAAGAAGCCTGGGCATGTACAAAGGCTTTTTCTTCCTCACCTTCGGCAATAGCATCCTGCCAGCGCTGCATGGCCTCATGCCGCGTATTGTTCCTGGCTTTCAGGGTCTGCGCCTTGAAACCGGGAGGTTTGCCGTCAAAGACAAATACTGGTTTGATACCAACCTCTATGAGGTTGGTGGTGCGGTATAAAAAGCCTGACAGGTGTGACGTTACTTCGCCACTGGCATTCTTGAGAGGTGTACCATCCCGCTGCCGGATAATACTTAAGAACTGGTACAGGGTATTATAAGCATCGACGGCCACAACCTTTCCGGCCAAATCGCTTAACTCAGTTTCGTGTTTTTCAAAAATATCGCCCAGTTCCACACCCATGTTCAAAGCTTCCTGCAACATTACACATTAGCAAAATACGTAGCCTCGTCCCTCTGGTCACTGATGGCCTTATACAGGGTTTCCTTGCTAAGACGGTCCGGGTGGTAATATCTCCCACCGGTCCCCTCAGAGATCTCAAATGCAAGTTCTGACCCCTCACTGCTCATATCCACTACGAGCAAGTGGATACCTTCATTGACGATATATTTTATAACTGTTGACAGTTCCCTGCGGATATTGCCTCCGACTTCCAGCGGCACGTTTACCTTGCCGTCAGTTACCAGAACCATTATGGGGATGGTGGACGGGTCCTTCCTTATCTCATTGTGCAGTCCATGTAACCCCATCAGTATACCAGATGCCAGCGGTGTGGTACCGCCAAAGGGGATTGTTTCAAGATACCGTTTTGCACGTTCCACGGAAGATGTAAAAGGCAATACCATCTCACCTTTTCGTCCACTGTAGGTAACAAGCGATACCCTGTCCCTTCGCTGGTAGGCATCTTTCAGGAGCGCTACAATTACGCTACGGGTAATATCGATCTTATCGATCTCATCCATGCTGCCGCTGGTATCCATTACAATGTTTATCAGGGTAGCAATACGTCTGCGGCGGACCTTCTCCCTGTAATCGCTCTTTTTAACCGTGATTCTCCCGCCCTCAGCATGAATGGCTGCTGCCCGAATGGTGGGAGCAATGGCAATATCTGTTACTTCTCCATCCGGGATCCGGGATTTCACATAGCGTCCACGTTTGCCTTTGGTCAATACTTCAGCCCTCCTGCCACTCTTCAGTTGACCGACGGCAAGTTTTTTCTTCCTTCCCCTGGCAAAGTCACTGAGGATTTTCCTGACCATGTTTTCATCAGATTTCTCAACAAGTTCCTTTTCGGGTATTTTTTCTTCAGGTATCATCTCACGTTTTTTGTGGGTGGGGGCCAGATGGACCGGTGCCTTGAATACCGGTGTAAAGCTGATCGGTGCAGAATATGTGGGTGTAATATGTTTTGGCGTGCGATGGTCCACTTTTTTAGGTGGTACTGGATAGGCACGGGTATTTTTAATCGTTTTTATCTCATCCAAAGCCTGTATTTTGGATAGCGTCCTCTGGTCAGTCTCTCCAAAAAGGTCGTAAGGGTCCAGCACAACATGTGACCGGTCGGCAATTATGTATGCATGTACTACTTCACCAGGACGTATCTGGTCGCTATACTTATCCAGCAGTTTTTTGATATTGTCAGTATCGTCCTTATTGAAGTCCTCGATATCGGTCTTTGGGATCCTGATTGCCAGCAGGGGTTTGCCCATATGGAATACCTTGATACCGTAGTCTGGTTTGAGGTTATTCCGCATCCTACCGGCAATGCTATCGTTCATTTATCCACCAGGCGTCTCAACTGTTCGACGCTGAACTCCTCCTCTTCGAACGGTCGCTTCCTCATCCTGTGGGGTAGCACCATCTCGGCAGCTTCCACAATATCCTCGTTGGTGACCCGGTCCCGCCCCTCAAAAGCCGCATTGGTACGGGCGGTTCGTTCGATCATGATATCTGCCCTGTGACCGTCCACATTGAACTCCACGCATATTTCGGCAATGGTCTGCAGGTTATCCCTGGTTGTAACAACGTTGTGCAGCATCTGTTGTGCTTTGACAATACGGGCATGCAGCCGGTCCTGTTCGGTCTGGAACTCTTTCCTGTAAGAGTCAGGGTTATCATTGAACCTGTTGCGTCCCTCGATGATCTCAACTCTCTGTTCAATGTCAGGTATACCCACCACTTCTACCTGAAGAGCTATCCTGTCAAGGAGCTGGGGTCTCAGTTCTCCTTCTTCAGGGTTCATGCTTCCCACAATAATGAAACCGGCGGGATGGCTTACACTTACCCCTTCACGCTCGACGGTATTGATACCCATGGCTGCAGCATCAAGTAAAGCATCAACCACGAAATCGTCCAGCAGGTTGATCTCATCTACATACAGGATGCTGCGATTTGCATCTGCAAGTATCCCTGGCTCATAAGCCCTGATGCCCTGGGTAACTGCTTTCTCAATGTCAAGACTGCCTACTACCCGGTCTTCGGTTGCTCCCACCGGAAGGTCGACCACTCTCATGGGACGTTTTTGGGTGGTAATGCTGCCTTCC
This region includes:
- a CDS encoding VWA domain-containing protein; translated protein: MNDSIAGRMRNNLKPDYGIKVFHMGKPLLAIRIPKTDIEDFNKDDTDNIKKLLDKYSDQIRPGEVVHAYIIADRSHVVLDPYDLFGETDQRTLSKIQALDEIKTIKNTRAYPVPPKKVDHRTPKHITPTYSAPISFTPVFKAPVHLAPTHKKREMIPEEKIPEKELVEKSDENMVRKILSDFARGRKKKLAVGQLKSGRRAEVLTKGKRGRYVKSRIPDGEVTDIAIAPTIRAAAIHAEGGRITVKKSDYREKVRRRRIATLINIVMDTSGSMDEIDKIDITRSVIVALLKDAYQRRDRVSLVTYSGRKGEMVLPFTSSVERAKRYLETIPFGGTTPLASGILMGLHGLHNEIRKDPSTIPIMVLVTDGKVNVPLEVGGNIRRELSTVIKYIVNEGIHLLVVDMSSEGSELAFEISEGTGGRYYHPDRLSKETLYKAISDQRDEATYFANV
- a CDS encoding ATP-binding protein — encoded protein: MGKYTIHGNIHEVPVVEELEESKQILKAKIETKTHRVLFPFTAIVGQEKMKRALILNAINPSIGGVLIRGQKGTAKSTAVRGLAEILPEIEVVSGCTYSCDPHDEEKFCWECQIRQKEGSITTQKRPMRVVDLPVGATEDRVVGSLDIEKAVTQGIRAYEPGILADANRSILYVDEINLLDDFVVDALLDAAAMGINTVEREGVSVSHPAGFIIVGSMNPEEGELRPQLLDRIALQVEVVGIPDIEQRVEIIEGRNRFNDNPDSYRKEFQTEQDRLHARIVKAQQMLHNVVTTRDNLQTIAEICVEFNVDGHRADIMIERTARTNAAFEGRDRVTNEDIVEAAEMVLPHRMRKRPFEEEEFSVEQLRRLVDK
- the fen gene encoding flap endonuclease-1 produces the protein MGVELGDIFEKHETELSDLAGKVVAVDAYNTLYQFLSIIRQRDGTPLKNASGEVTSHLSGFLYRTTNLIEVGIKPVFVFDGKPPGFKAQTLKARNNTRHEAMQRWQDAIAEGEEEKAFVHAQASSHLKGSMVEDAKALLGYMGVPVVQAPSEGEAQAAHMVLSGDADFAASQDYDSLLFGAPRVVRNLTVTGKRKLPRKNIYIDVKPEIIDLAEGLNASGITREQLIDIALLVGTDYNTGLKRVGPKTALKLVKQYGGIEAVLAEKGVGIENLQEIKDLFLYPEVSSDYEISWKSPKEAEITDFLCRKHDFSEVRVKGAVNRLIEASDAGQQTLDQW